The Oxalobacteraceae bacterium OTU3CINTB1 genome includes a window with the following:
- a CDS encoding PEP-CTERM sorting domain-containing protein, with protein sequence MQTKFNAIKAAVLAVSLAFSGAAFAGQTYNSQAIVDAGGLVLNFDGQNFNGTPVVGIPVMELTNTVNAQDSFLAFCIQPKVDLQQHTVYTGATATVSNSVKALYETSYDNAIKNADGQKAFQLALWELVADDGKIYDNTGAQYFISGSDSSADAAFQMLNLASQHTVLSNMYTYTSFTGTGSNGLASQQLLGVSMAAAVPEASTWAMLGLGLGMVGFMGRRKSSQGQKFA encoded by the coding sequence ATGCAAACCAAATTCAACGCAATCAAAGCCGCCGTCCTCGCCGTCTCCCTGGCCTTCTCGGGCGCCGCCTTCGCCGGCCAGACCTACAACTCGCAAGCCATCGTCGATGCGGGCGGCCTGGTGCTCAACTTCGACGGCCAGAACTTCAATGGCACGCCAGTGGTCGGTATCCCGGTGATGGAACTGACCAATACGGTCAATGCGCAGGACAGCTTCCTGGCCTTCTGCATCCAGCCGAAGGTCGATCTGCAGCAACACACCGTGTACACCGGCGCCACCGCAACGGTGAGCAACAGCGTCAAGGCGCTGTATGAAACCTCGTACGACAACGCCATCAAAAACGCCGACGGCCAAAAAGCGTTCCAGCTGGCGCTGTGGGAATTGGTGGCCGACGACGGCAAGATTTACGACAACACCGGCGCTCAATATTTCATCAGCGGCTCCGATTCGAGCGCCGATGCCGCCTTCCAGATGCTGAATCTGGCGTCCCAGCACACGGTTTTGAGCAATATGTACACCTACACCAGCTTCACCGGCACCGGCAGCAACGGCCTGGCGTCGCAGCAACTGCTGGGCGTTTCGATGGCCGCCGCCGTGCCGGAAGCGAGCACTTGGGCCATGCTGGGTCTGGGTCTGGGCATGGTCGGCTTCATGGGCCGCCGCAAGTCGAGCCAGGGCCAGAAGTTCGCCTGA
- a CDS encoding lipoprotein-releasing ABC transporter permease subunit, whose amino-acid sequence MSIVKNLPFEWLVGLRYTRAGKRSGRNSFISFISLISMAGIGLGTAALIVVLSVMNGFEKEVTTRMLSVLAHVEVFDLRGSMPDWQQRAREAFANPQVRGAAPFVETEGMLIRDDILRPSVVRGVLPEAEKNVSEVGERMREGSLDTLKPGQFNIVLGAELARALKVKVGQTVTLARAQAPGAGGAMQPRVRSLTVTGIFEVGHNQFDSGLALINITDAEQLAGVAAPSGLRLRLADMQRAPEVARQLKQTMPGDLFMRDWTSANSTWFAAVKSQKNMMFIILTMIIAVAAFNLVATLVMTVTDKQADIAILRTLGASPASIMKIFMIQGGLTGVLGTGFGIALGSVLAVNIHIIVPFIEGLFGMHFLSKDIYLISSVPSDLRLSDVTNIGVISVLLAFVATIYPSWRGARVKPAQALRYE is encoded by the coding sequence ATGAGTATAGTCAAGAATTTACCGTTTGAATGGCTGGTCGGCCTGCGTTACACGCGCGCCGGCAAGCGCAGCGGCCGCAATAGTTTCATCTCTTTCATCTCGCTGATTTCGATGGCCGGCATCGGCCTGGGCACGGCCGCGCTGATCGTGGTGCTGTCCGTGATGAACGGCTTCGAAAAGGAAGTGACCACCCGCATGTTGTCGGTGCTGGCGCACGTAGAGGTGTTCGACCTGCGTGGTTCGATGCCGGACTGGCAACAGCGCGCGCGGGAAGCCTTCGCCAACCCGCAGGTGCGGGGTGCCGCGCCCTTCGTCGAAACCGAGGGCATGCTGATCCGCGACGATATCCTGCGCCCGTCGGTGGTGCGCGGCGTGTTGCCCGAGGCCGAGAAGAACGTCTCCGAGGTCGGCGAGCGCATGCGTGAGGGCAGCCTCGACACGCTCAAACCGGGCCAATTCAATATCGTGCTGGGCGCCGAGCTGGCCCGGGCGCTGAAAGTCAAGGTCGGCCAGACCGTGACCCTGGCGCGCGCCCAGGCGCCGGGCGCGGGCGGCGCCATGCAGCCGCGCGTACGGTCCCTGACCGTGACCGGCATCTTCGAGGTGGGCCACAACCAGTTCGACTCCGGTCTGGCGCTCATCAATATCACCGATGCCGAGCAGCTGGCGGGAGTGGCCGCGCCGTCCGGCCTGCGCCTGCGCCTGGCCGACATGCAGCGCGCCCCCGAGGTGGCGCGCCAATTGAAGCAGACGATGCCGGGCGATTTGTTCATGCGTGACTGGACCAGCGCCAACTCGACCTGGTTCGCCGCGGTGAAAAGCCAGAAGAACATGATGTTCATTATCCTGACCATGATTATCGCGGTCGCCGCCTTCAACCTGGTCGCCACCCTGGTAATGACGGTGACCGACAAGCAGGCCGACATCGCCATCCTGCGCACCCTGGGCGCCTCGCCGGCGTCGATCATGAAGATTTTCATGATCCAGGGCGGGCTGACCGGGGTGCTGGGCACCGGCTTCGGCATCGCGCTCGGTTCCGTGCTGGCGGTAAATATCCACATCATCGTGCCGTTCATCGAGGGTTTGTTCGGGATGCACTTCCTGTCCAAGGACATCTATCTGATCAGCTCGGTGCCTTCGGACCTGCGGCTGTCGGACGTTACCAACATCGGGGTGATCTCGGTGCTGCTGGCGTTCGTGGCGACAATCTATCCGAGCTGGCGCGGCGCCCGCGTCAAGCCGGCGCAGGCTTTGCGCTACGAGTGA
- a CDS encoding carboxypeptidase regulatory-like domain-containing protein has translation MSSINLATSIHICEDTEGTYDVRDILSAAGYAASSSLNVSAMYVVLPDGTTSTKNTPLFGKVDADTVYIRPGQWHADYNGQFTTIEFVVDQGGGNTVTMTLQVIVDPVNDAPTAANKTFNLDNGNAVVLSQNDFGFVDAVEHDAFQSVIITSLPTAGKLLLNGVAITANTEVSAADIAAGKLAFEPSQTTSGNFDIGFKVRDAGGLVGCNAADTSATPNYLTFNVPKAHLGDFVWEDGNGNGVQDAGEAGIGNVVVELKDGAGKVVASTTTDASGKYHFDVDPGTYSVSVKAPAGFKPVGQDLGGDDATDSDIDASGNTGPITLAPGETNNKADAGLYRAASLGDTVWLDTNRNGVQDAGEAGVAGVRVTLLDANGNPVGAAVTTDANGHYQFSDLKPGSYSVQFDQTSLPAHHLFTAQGQGADAALDSNADAAGRTTQVTLASGENNQTVDAGIVAERATLGDRVWEDSNANGVQDAGEAGLVGVNVELRDATGNLVATTTTGAEGNYSFTVDAGQYKIAVTAPTGMTVTGQNAGGNTATDSNIDATGQSGLITLTPGQVDNTIDAGLYRAASLGDRVWLDSNRNGVQDAGEAGVAGVKVTLLDASGKAMGAAVTTDANGGYSFTNLKPGTYSVQFDKATLPAGHVFTTADQGGNDAADSDANAGTGATAQVTLVSGANNADLDAGVVVVQAKLGDTVWEDKNANGVQDSGEAGIGNVTVELKDASGKVVQTTSTDAAGRYNFTADPGSYTVSVKAPAGYQFTGKDAGTDDARDSDVGATGESGTIVLQPGEVNNTIDAGLYKNAAVGDRVWLDTNKNGVQDSGEAGVGNVKVSLFDAAGKQVGASVTTDANGNYQFSDLKPGSYSVVFDKASLPEGMAFTSANQGSNDAADSDVNAAGQSHTFTLTSGQVDKTVDAGVVAAATIGDRVWIDNNGNGLQDSGEVGKAGVTVELRDNAGKVLKTTTTDNAGNYKFSVEAGTYAVAIKTPTGYTVTTQDVGSNNDIDSDANASGNLGSVTVTAGQNVTNMDAGIYQKGSIGDKVWFDSNGDGIQQSGEAGVKGVGVTLFNEKNVAVGTTTTDASGLYSFNDLGPGKYSVKFAPVDGYVFTKQNQGSNDSVDSDVDAAGKSGQITLASGVNDKTHDAGLVKASSIGDTIWEDANYNGVQDAGEKGVDGVTVKLYDGNNVLKQTVVTANGGKYLFDGLQSGSYQVEVVKSTGWFFTKADAGDYTKDSDVTKATGNTGRTDTIDLSTGEQLRTVDAGIYRKASLGDKVWRDANHNGVQDSGEEGIGGITVSLYDTANNKLGTVKTDVNGNYKFADLTPGKYYLMFDKSNVIFKTYNMNDWKWGVKNTGSNDAIDSDVNGDMVNKVNVTKTDTIDLSSGENDMSWDAGITPIAIDLNGDGIHTIARGDMKGSFDLLGTGKAIQSGWLSKSDGFLAVDANGNGSIDSVSELFGGTSKGSGFAKLASYDSNGDGVVNATDAQFASLLVWQDANSNGKTDAGELVSLKAAGVASLNVGYTELPFLDANNNLHLERSSVTMSNGKSADMTDVYFNVAAADAAAAGVTLPTMADLMGDGAQAVQLVGQSQQCQIEFA, from the coding sequence TGCAAGTGATTGTCGATCCGGTCAACGACGCACCGACCGCCGCCAACAAAACCTTCAATCTGGACAACGGCAACGCCGTGGTGCTGTCGCAAAACGATTTCGGCTTCGTCGACGCGGTCGAGCACGACGCGTTCCAGTCCGTCATCATCACCTCGCTGCCGACCGCCGGCAAACTGCTGCTCAACGGCGTGGCCATCACTGCCAACACCGAGGTATCGGCCGCCGACATCGCCGCCGGCAAGCTGGCCTTCGAGCCTAGCCAGACGACCTCGGGCAACTTCGACATCGGCTTCAAGGTCCGCGACGCCGGCGGCCTGGTCGGCTGCAACGCCGCCGACACCAGCGCCACGCCGAACTACCTGACCTTCAACGTGCCGAAGGCCCATCTGGGCGACTTCGTCTGGGAAGACGGCAACGGCAACGGCGTGCAGGACGCCGGCGAGGCGGGCATCGGCAACGTCGTGGTCGAACTCAAGGACGGCGCCGGCAAAGTGGTCGCCAGCACCACCACCGACGCGAGCGGCAAGTACCACTTCGACGTCGATCCGGGCACCTATTCGGTGTCGGTGAAGGCGCCGGCCGGCTTCAAACCGGTCGGCCAGGACCTGGGCGGCGACGACGCCACCGACAGCGACATCGATGCGTCCGGCAACACCGGTCCGATCACGCTGGCACCGGGCGAGACCAACAATAAGGCCGACGCCGGCCTGTACCGCGCAGCGTCGCTGGGCGACACCGTCTGGCTCGACACCAACCGTAACGGCGTGCAGGACGCCGGCGAGGCGGGCGTGGCCGGCGTGCGCGTCACCTTGCTCGACGCCAACGGCAACCCGGTCGGCGCCGCCGTCACCACGGACGCCAACGGCCATTACCAGTTCAGCGACCTCAAGCCGGGCAGCTACAGCGTGCAATTCGACCAGACCAGCCTGCCGGCGCACCACTTGTTCACCGCGCAGGGCCAGGGCGCCGACGCGGCCCTCGATTCGAACGCCGACGCCGCCGGCCGCACCACCCAGGTGACGCTGGCCTCCGGCGAGAACAACCAGACCGTGGACGCCGGCATCGTCGCCGAGCGCGCCACCCTGGGCGACCGCGTGTGGGAAGACAGCAACGCCAACGGCGTGCAGGACGCCGGCGAAGCGGGCCTGGTCGGTGTCAACGTCGAATTGCGCGACGCCACCGGCAACCTGGTCGCCACCACCACCACCGGCGCCGAAGGCAACTACAGCTTCACCGTCGATGCCGGCCAGTACAAGATCGCCGTCACCGCGCCAACCGGCATGACCGTCACCGGCCAGAACGCCGGCGGCAACACCGCCACCGACAGCAATATCGACGCGACCGGCCAGAGCGGTCTGATCACCCTGACCCCGGGCCAGGTCGACAATACCATCGACGCCGGCTTGTACCGCGCCGCCTCGCTGGGCGACCGCGTCTGGCTCGACAGCAACCGCAACGGCGTGCAGGATGCCGGCGAAGCGGGCGTGGCCGGCGTCAAGGTCACCTTGCTCGACGCCAGCGGCAAGGCGATGGGGGCGGCCGTCACCACCGACGCCAACGGCGGCTACAGCTTCACCAACCTCAAGCCGGGCACCTACAGCGTGCAGTTCGACAAGGCGACCCTGCCGGCCGGCCACGTCTTCACCACCGCCGACCAGGGCGGCAACGATGCGGCCGACTCGGACGCCAACGCCGGCACCGGCGCCACCGCGCAGGTGACCTTGGTCTCCGGCGCCAACAACGCCGACCTCGACGCCGGCGTGGTTGTGGTCCAGGCCAAGCTGGGCGACACCGTCTGGGAAGACAAGAACGCCAATGGCGTGCAGGACAGCGGCGAGGCGGGCATCGGCAACGTGACCGTCGAGCTCAAGGACGCCAGCGGCAAGGTAGTGCAAACCACCAGCACCGACGCGGCCGGCCGTTACAACTTCACCGCCGATCCGGGCAGCTACACGGTGTCGGTCAAGGCTCCGGCCGGTTATCAGTTCACCGGCAAGGATGCCGGCACGGACGACGCCCGGGACAGCGATGTCGGCGCCACCGGCGAGAGCGGCACCATCGTGCTGCAACCGGGCGAGGTCAACAACACCATCGATGCCGGCCTGTACAAAAACGCCGCCGTCGGCGACCGCGTGTGGCTCGACACCAACAAGAATGGCGTGCAGGACAGCGGCGAAGCCGGCGTCGGCAACGTCAAGGTCAGCCTGTTCGACGCCGCTGGCAAGCAGGTCGGCGCCAGCGTGACCACTGACGCCAACGGCAACTACCAGTTCTCGGACCTCAAGCCGGGTAGCTACAGTGTCGTGTTCGATAAGGCGAGCTTGCCAGAGGGCATGGCCTTTACCAGCGCCAACCAGGGCAGCAACGACGCCGCCGATTCCGACGTCAACGCCGCCGGCCAGTCGCACACCTTCACGCTGACCTCGGGCCAGGTCGACAAGACCGTCGACGCAGGCGTGGTGGCGGCCGCCACCATCGGCGACCGCGTCTGGATCGACAACAACGGCAACGGCCTGCAGGACAGCGGCGAAGTGGGCAAAGCCGGTGTGACGGTCGAGTTGCGCGATAACGCCGGCAAGGTCCTCAAGACCACCACCACCGACAACGCCGGCAACTACAAGTTCAGCGTCGAGGCGGGCACCTATGCGGTCGCCATCAAGACCCCGACCGGCTACACCGTCACCACGCAAGACGTCGGCAGCAACAACGACATCGACAGCGACGCCAACGCCAGCGGCAACCTGGGCAGCGTGACCGTCACGGCCGGCCAGAACGTCACCAACATGGACGCCGGCATTTATCAGAAGGGCAGCATCGGCGACAAGGTCTGGTTCGACAGCAACGGCGATGGCATCCAGCAAAGCGGCGAAGCCGGCGTCAAGGGCGTGGGCGTGACCTTGTTCAACGAGAAAAACGTGGCCGTCGGCACCACCACCACCGACGCCAGCGGTTTGTATTCGTTCAACGACCTGGGCCCGGGCAAATATTCGGTCAAGTTCGCGCCGGTGGACGGCTATGTCTTCACCAAGCAGAACCAGGGTAGCAACGATAGCGTCGACTCTGACGTGGACGCCGCTGGAAAGAGCGGGCAGATCACGCTGGCCTCCGGCGTCAACGACAAGACCCATGACGCCGGCCTGGTCAAGGCCTCCAGCATCGGCGACACCATCTGGGAAGACGCCAATTACAACGGCGTGCAGGACGCGGGCGAAAAGGGCGTCGACGGCGTCACCGTCAAACTGTACGACGGCAATAACGTGCTCAAGCAAACGGTGGTCACCGCCAACGGCGGCAAGTACCTGTTCGACGGCCTGCAGTCGGGCAGCTATCAGGTCGAAGTGGTCAAAAGCACGGGCTGGTTCTTCACCAAGGCCGACGCCGGCGACTACACCAAGGATTCGGATGTCACCAAGGCCACCGGCAACACCGGCCGCACCGACACCATCGACCTGTCCACCGGCGAACAACTGCGCACGGTCGACGCTGGCATCTACCGCAAAGCCAGCCTCGGCGACAAGGTCTGGCGCGACGCCAACCACAACGGCGTGCAGGACAGCGGCGAGGAAGGCATCGGCGGCATTACCGTGTCGCTGTACGACACCGCCAACAACAAGCTGGGTACGGTCAAGACCGACGTCAACGGCAACTACAAGTTCGCGGATTTGACTCCAGGCAAGTATTACCTGATGTTCGACAAATCCAACGTCATCTTCAAGACCTACAACATGAACGACTGGAAGTGGGGCGTGAAGAATACCGGCAGCAACGACGCCATCGATTCGGACGTCAATGGCGACATGGTCAACAAAGTCAACGTTACCAAGACCGACACCATCGACCTGAGCTCGGGCGAGAACGATATGAGCTGGGACGCCGGCATCACGCCGATCGCCATCGATCTGAACGGCGACGGCATCCACACCATCGCCCGTGGCGACATGAAAGGCAGCTTCGACCTGCTGGGCACCGGCAAGGCGATCCAGTCGGGCTGGTTGTCCAAGTCCGACGGCTTCCTGGCGGTCGACGCCAACGGCAACGGCAGCATCGACAGCGTGAGCGAACTGTTCGGCGGCACTTCCAAGGGTTCGGGCTTCGCCAAGCTGGCCAGCTACGACAGCAACGGCGACGGCGTGGTCAACGCCACCGACGCGCAATTCGCCAGCCTGCTGGTCTGGCAGGACGCCAACAGCAACGGTAAGACCGACGCCGGCGAGCTGGTGTCGCTGAAGGCGGCCGGCGTGGCCAGCCTGAACGTGGGCTACACCGAACTGCCTTTCCTTGACGCTAACAACAACCTGCACCTGGAGCGCAGCAGCGTCACCATGAGCAACGGCAAATCGGCCGACATGACCGACGTCTACTTCAATGTAGCGGCGGCAGACGCTGCGGCTGCCGGCGTCACCCTGCCGACGATGGCCGACCTGATGGGCGATGGCGCGCAGGCGGTTCAGCTGGTGGGGCAGAGCCAGCAGTGCCAGATTGAATTCGCCTAA